One Nocardia sp. BMG111209 DNA segment encodes these proteins:
- a CDS encoding alpha/beta fold hydrolase has protein sequence MPKVVTPDGTTIYYERHGAGPVLFFVQGSGGHHAIWYQQVVELRERYTVVTIDLRGFGNSDKSMTGFDGQDFPGDIVAVLEAEDLRDVVLIGQSVGSVAALKAALLRPERVSGVVLGHSLGGIEHPELSELVAAQRAEADKLPIVDRLMSKRFQREERAKLFLFQQMGTFNVATMADLRNLSAGGPSLDEIAASGLDITFLAGDQDAVLWPQTVRRAHELLPGSRLTIVAEGPHSMYWERPDLYNAAIVRIRDAVSQKVTAHR, from the coding sequence ATGCCGAAAGTCGTCACCCCGGACGGCACCACCATCTACTACGAGCGGCACGGCGCGGGCCCGGTGCTGTTCTTCGTGCAGGGATCCGGTGGCCACCATGCGATCTGGTATCAGCAGGTGGTCGAACTGCGCGAGCGCTACACCGTCGTCACCATCGATCTGCGCGGATTCGGTAACTCCGACAAGTCGATGACGGGTTTCGACGGCCAGGACTTCCCCGGTGACATCGTCGCCGTGCTGGAGGCCGAGGATCTGCGCGACGTCGTGCTGATCGGCCAGTCGGTGGGCTCGGTCGCGGCACTGAAGGCCGCGCTGCTGCGCCCCGAGCGGGTCTCCGGCGTCGTGCTGGGCCATTCGCTCGGCGGCATCGAGCATCCCGAACTGTCGGAACTCGTTGCGGCGCAACGGGCCGAGGCCGACAAGCTGCCGATCGTCGACCGCCTGATGAGCAAGCGGTTCCAGCGGGAGGAGCGCGCGAAGCTGTTCCTGTTCCAGCAGATGGGCACCTTCAACGTGGCGACCATGGCCGATCTGCGCAACCTCTCGGCCGGCGGGCCGAGCCTGGACGAGATCGCCGCCTCCGGCCTGGACATCACCTTCCTCGCCGGTGACCAGGACGCGGTGCTGTGGCCGCAGACCGTGCGCCGCGCGCACGAACTGCTGCCCGGCTCGCGGCTGACCATCGTCGCCGAGGGCCCGCATTCGATGTACTGGGAACGCCCGGACCTGTACAACGCCGCCATCGTCCGCATCCGGGATGCCGTCTCACAGAAGGTCACCGCACACCGATGA
- a CDS encoding thiamine pyrophosphate-dependent enzyme, producing the protein MTSDNYTPDGGDAVVGAFDAIGSDYLFCASGSEWAPVWESLARRHRDGRPAPRYLDLLHETVAVGMATGYGLVTRRAQGVLLHAGPGLLQGSMAVHGALLAGVPMVVASAESITYGDGPGPDPGGQWYRNLSFVGGMQSIAAPFTKWANQVGSVSILPAMITRAAELAQRAPAGPVYLDIPVEVLLDAWTGPEPKPLVAKGSHISVTDEMQRVLDLLAHAENPVIVTETTGREPGGLAALVEFAEALRIPVVEPNSAVCANFPRTHELHAGGDIGPFLDTADLILLVNCRAPFYPPSRRPAKATIVVLDEVPQRPHIVYQVLFADLYLEGGVAATLRALAALAREQGMSTAADESPRRATQLVRHADEVQAIEQAEARAGSAAAIDPVLVAATLRRLLADEDPIVVDETITHSRVVQRHLRRETPDSYFYVQGGLGQGIAVALGVKLAAPARTVVFTVGDGAYLYNPIVQSLHASKAHDLPVLIVVFNNRKYLSMQMNHLRFYPDGAAVHTGEWLGVDLSTQPDPARFAEPFDFHTETVTTASDLEAALDRALKSVRGGTTAVVDVAVSR; encoded by the coding sequence GTGACCAGCGACAACTACACCCCCGACGGCGGCGACGCCGTCGTCGGGGCCTTCGACGCGATCGGTTCGGACTACCTCTTCTGCGCCTCCGGTTCGGAGTGGGCGCCGGTGTGGGAGTCGCTGGCGCGGCGGCACCGCGACGGCCGGCCGGCGCCGCGCTACCTGGACCTGCTGCACGAGACCGTGGCCGTGGGCATGGCGACCGGCTACGGCCTGGTGACCCGCCGGGCCCAGGGCGTACTGCTGCACGCGGGACCGGGCCTGCTGCAAGGGTCGATGGCGGTGCACGGCGCGCTGCTGGCCGGGGTGCCGATGGTGGTGGCCTCCGCGGAGTCGATCACCTACGGCGACGGCCCCGGCCCCGATCCGGGTGGCCAGTGGTACCGGAACCTGTCCTTCGTCGGCGGTATGCAGAGCATCGCGGCGCCGTTCACCAAGTGGGCCAACCAGGTCGGCTCGGTATCGATCCTGCCGGCGATGATCACCCGCGCCGCGGAACTGGCGCAGCGGGCCCCGGCCGGCCCGGTCTACCTCGACATCCCGGTCGAGGTGCTGCTCGATGCGTGGACCGGTCCGGAGCCGAAACCGTTGGTGGCCAAGGGCTCTCATATCAGCGTCACCGACGAGATGCAGCGCGTGCTGGATCTGCTGGCCCACGCCGAGAATCCGGTGATCGTCACCGAGACCACCGGCCGGGAACCCGGCGGCCTGGCGGCGCTGGTGGAATTCGCCGAGGCACTGCGGATTCCGGTGGTGGAGCCGAATTCGGCGGTGTGCGCGAACTTCCCGCGCACCCACGAACTGCACGCCGGTGGCGATATCGGCCCGTTCCTGGACACCGCGGATCTGATCCTGCTGGTGAACTGCCGGGCCCCGTTCTATCCGCCGAGCCGCCGTCCGGCGAAGGCGACGATCGTTGTGCTGGACGAGGTTCCGCAGCGGCCGCACATCGTCTACCAGGTGCTGTTCGCCGACCTCTATCTGGAGGGCGGCGTCGCCGCCACGCTGCGCGCGCTGGCCGCGCTGGCCCGTGAGCAGGGCATGTCCACCGCGGCGGACGAAAGCCCGCGGCGAGCAACACAATTGGTGCGGCATGCCGACGAGGTGCAGGCGATCGAACAGGCCGAGGCCCGCGCCGGGTCGGCCGCCGCGATCGATCCGGTACTGGTGGCCGCGACCCTGCGCCGGCTGCTCGCCGACGAGGATCCGATCGTGGTGGACGAGACCATCACCCACAGCCGGGTCGTGCAACGGCATCTGCGCCGCGAGACGCCCGACTCGTACTTCTACGTCCAGGGCGGGCTCGGGCAGGGCATCGCCGTGGCGCTCGGCGTGAAACTGGCCGCCCCCGCACGCACGGTGGTCTTCACCGTCGGCGACGGCGCCTACCTGTACAACCCGATCGTGCAGTCGCTGCACGCGTCGAAGGCCCACGACCTGCCGGTGCTGATCGTGGTGTTCAACAACCGGAAATACCTGTCCATGCAGATGAACCATCTGCGCTTCTATCCCGACGGCGCGGCCGTGCACACGGGGGAGTGGCTGGGCGTGGACCTGTCCACCCAGCCGGATCCGGCCCGGTTCGCCGAGCCGTTCGACTTCCACACCGAAACCGTCACCACCGCGAGCGATCTCGAAGCCGCCCTGGACCGGGCGCTGAAATCCGTGCGCGGCGGCACCACCGCCGTCGTCGACGTCGCCGTTTCCCGCTGA
- a CDS encoding amidohydrolase, giving the protein MFVVDTQVHIWKEETPDRPWVPGARERIRLNGHREEAFSYEECLSLMDEAGVNRALIVPPSWEGDRIDYALEACEAHPDRFGIMARIPQNDPIEGTRLLHEYAGNPHVKGTRLTFHRPQDRNWMIDGTNDWYWPVAEELNIPTMVHAPVWKAELGAIAEKHPGLKIIIDHMGIMARCVDDAIGYWVAETADLHNHPNIYVKVSALPGYSTQPFPNLNIEKYVREMVDKMGPQRCFWGTDITRLLGHGLSYTDTIEQFTKHFDFSPEELEWIMGRGIGECLGWPIEG; this is encoded by the coding sequence ATGTTCGTCGTCGACACCCAGGTCCACATCTGGAAAGAGGAAACCCCCGATCGGCCGTGGGTGCCCGGCGCGCGTGAGCGGATTCGGCTCAACGGCCACCGCGAGGAGGCGTTCAGCTACGAGGAATGCCTGTCGCTGATGGACGAGGCCGGTGTCAACCGAGCGCTGATCGTGCCGCCGTCCTGGGAGGGCGACCGCATCGACTACGCCCTCGAGGCGTGCGAGGCGCATCCGGACCGGTTCGGCATCATGGCCCGGATCCCGCAGAACGACCCGATCGAGGGCACCCGGCTGTTGCACGAGTACGCCGGGAACCCGCACGTCAAGGGCACCCGGCTGACCTTCCACCGGCCGCAGGACCGCAACTGGATGATCGACGGCACCAACGACTGGTACTGGCCGGTCGCCGAGGAGCTCAACATCCCGACGATGGTGCACGCTCCGGTCTGGAAGGCCGAACTCGGCGCCATCGCGGAGAAGCATCCGGGCCTGAAGATCATCATCGACCACATGGGCATAATGGCGCGCTGCGTCGACGACGCCATCGGCTACTGGGTCGCGGAGACCGCCGACCTGCACAACCACCCGAACATCTACGTGAAAGTGTCTGCGCTGCCGGGCTATTCGACCCAGCCGTTCCCGAACCTCAACATCGAGAAGTACGTGCGCGAGATGGTCGACAAGATGGGCCCGCAGCGCTGCTTCTGGGGTACCGACATCACCCGCCTGCTCGGCCACGGGCTCAGCTACACCGACACGATCGAGCAGTTCACCAAGCATTTCGACTTCTCCCCCGAGGAACTCGAATGGATCATGGGCCGCGGCATCGGCGAATGCCTCGGCTGGCCGATCGAGGGCTGA
- a CDS encoding fumarylacetoacetate hydrolase family protein produces the protein MRYCRVEVDGRPISGRVDGDRIVLLDRSPLTGAPAEIGITVALDTAVLLPPVIPPVFYAVGLNYRSHIEHALAHGYSAAAVPQRPEVGYRAQNALTGHRAPIVKPVDVQGRFEAEGEVVAVLGATLRRASYEQAHAAIFGWTIGNDVSAREWQHADRSFWRSKNADTFKPMGPWIETEVDPLAQTTSIRVDGVVQVEFPTGAMIFDPYEYLVETSRYSTLHPGDVLWMGADGTCRLTPGVTVDVEVSGIGVLSNPVVAEENTDTERRRP, from the coding sequence ATGCGTTATTGCCGTGTGGAAGTCGACGGCCGCCCGATATCCGGGCGGGTGGACGGCGACCGGATCGTCCTGCTGGACCGCTCGCCGCTGACCGGCGCTCCCGCCGAGATCGGTATCACCGTCGCGCTGGACACCGCGGTGTTGCTGCCGCCGGTGATCCCGCCGGTCTTCTACGCCGTCGGCCTGAACTACCGCAGCCACATCGAACACGCACTGGCGCACGGCTATTCGGCCGCCGCCGTGCCGCAACGGCCGGAGGTCGGCTACCGCGCGCAGAACGCGCTCACCGGCCACCGCGCCCCGATCGTGAAACCCGTCGACGTACAAGGGCGATTCGAGGCGGAGGGCGAGGTGGTCGCCGTCCTCGGCGCCACCCTGCGCCGCGCCTCCTACGAGCAGGCGCACGCGGCGATCTTCGGCTGGACCATCGGCAACGATGTGAGCGCGCGGGAGTGGCAGCACGCCGACCGCTCGTTCTGGCGCAGCAAGAACGCCGATACGTTCAAGCCGATGGGGCCGTGGATCGAGACCGAGGTCGACCCGCTGGCCCAGACCACCTCGATCCGCGTCGACGGGGTCGTACAGGTCGAATTCCCCACCGGGGCAATGATCTTCGACCCGTACGAATACCTCGTCGAAACCTCGAGGTACAGCACGCTGCACCCCGGCGACGTGCTCTGGATGGGTGCCGACGGCACCTGCCGGTTGACGCCGGGCGTCACCGTGGACGTCGAGGTGAGCGGGATCGGCGTCCTGTCCAATCCCGTTGTCGCAGAAGAGAACACCGACACAGAAAGGCGCCGACCGTGA
- a CDS encoding VOC family protein, which yields MTDATVAETTAVEPNGKIRYIHHVNFPTTDIERTKQWYSKVFGFKGIIPKSNTRVLLMTLGTFDLHFTPVEEMDRMAPYHFAVEVEDWDGFLAHLKQIGVRHTRPVRRPENSSLFCYIHDPDHTMIELVYHANRPE from the coding sequence GTGACCGATGCCACCGTCGCCGAAACGACTGCGGTCGAGCCCAACGGCAAGATCCGCTACATCCACCACGTCAACTTCCCCACCACCGACATCGAGCGCACCAAACAGTGGTACTCGAAGGTGTTCGGGTTCAAGGGGATCATCCCCAAGAGCAACACCCGGGTGCTGCTGATGACCCTCGGCACCTTCGATCTGCACTTCACCCCGGTCGAGGAGATGGACCGGATGGCGCCGTACCACTTCGCCGTCGAGGTGGAGGACTGGGACGGATTCCTGGCCCACCTGAAGCAGATCGGCGTGCGGCACACCCGCCCGGTGCGGCGGCCGGAGAACAGCTCGCTGTTCTGCTACATCCACGATCCCGACCACACCATGATCGAGCTGGTCTACCACGCCAACCGTCCGGAATGA
- a CDS encoding Ldh family oxidoreductase produces MPPPKVVVPAPELTAFFAELFTRTGTSAEHAATVAEVLAWASLRGVDSHGASRVPRYLELLDSGAANKNPDLRVLSTAAAVAVVDADRAPGPVALTAAADEAIARARTNGIAAVGVRRTVHTGAIGYYTSRIADAGLIGLGFVAGMPNMGYTGVKGAAVATSPLAIAVPAATHDTPLLDMATAGIALGRIAQFRNAGKQLPEGTAATADGTPTTDPTLAKMPLPLGGAKGAGMSLLFELLTSVLVGAPILSSFHSDDPEGRVHRQNALIIALNPAAFGDPEQFTAAVDTTLETLKSLPRADEQTDIRYPGESSSATAQQRAATGIPVAATVWAELETAAEKLGVAVPAAVG; encoded by the coding sequence GTGCCACCGCCCAAAGTCGTCGTTCCGGCCCCGGAACTGACCGCCTTCTTCGCCGAATTGTTCACCCGCACAGGCACTTCCGCCGAGCATGCCGCCACCGTCGCCGAGGTGCTGGCCTGGGCGAGCCTGCGCGGCGTCGACTCCCACGGCGCCTCCCGGGTGCCGCGCTACCTGGAATTGCTGGATTCCGGTGCGGCGAACAAGAATCCAGACCTGCGCGTCCTGTCCACCGCGGCCGCCGTCGCCGTGGTCGACGCCGACCGCGCACCCGGCCCGGTGGCGCTGACCGCCGCCGCCGACGAGGCGATCGCCCGCGCCAGGACCAACGGCATCGCCGCGGTCGGCGTGCGCCGCACCGTGCACACCGGCGCCATCGGCTACTACACCTCCCGCATCGCCGACGCCGGCCTGATCGGCCTCGGTTTCGTCGCGGGCATGCCGAATATGGGCTACACCGGCGTCAAGGGCGCCGCGGTCGCCACCAGCCCGCTGGCGATCGCCGTCCCCGCCGCCACCCACGACACCCCGCTGCTGGACATGGCCACCGCCGGGATCGCGCTCGGCAGGATCGCCCAATTCCGCAACGCCGGAAAGCAATTGCCGGAGGGCACCGCCGCCACCGCCGACGGCACCCCCACCACCGACCCCACCCTGGCGAAGATGCCGCTCCCACTCGGCGGCGCCAAGGGCGCGGGCATGTCCCTGCTGTTCGAACTGCTGACCAGCGTCCTGGTCGGCGCGCCGATCCTCTCGTCCTTCCACAGCGACGATCCGGAAGGTCGCGTCCACCGCCAGAACGCCCTCATCATCGCCCTGAACCCGGCCGCCTTCGGTGACCCGGAACAGTTCACCGCCGCCGTCGACACCACCCTCGAGACCCTGAAGTCCCTGCCCCGCGCCGACGAACAGACCGACATCCGCTATCCGGGCGAATCCTCCTCGGCCACAGCACAACAGCGCGCCGCCACCGGAATCCCGGTCGCCGCCACGGTCTGGGCCGAACTCGAAACCGCCGCCGAGAAACTCGGCGTAGCGGTCCCCGCTGCGGTGGGCTGA
- a CDS encoding aldehyde dehydrogenase encodes MPVQSVESNRTLIGGQWVGSEDRLDVFDPADVRTPIARIPALTVDDVRAAYEAAERGFAGWKATSPFERAKVLIRAATLLRERAGGIAADITAENGKTRAEATGEVGKAADFLDYFAGIARAGYGTLLHDARPGTRAGFQREPIGVVLAITPWNDPLITPARKLAPALAAGNAAVFKPATETPLSGLHFARALHDAGLPAGVLNVITGRTAQLADALLDDPRIAAVTFTGSNAVGEALRARVAARNVRFQGELGGKNASVVLADADLEYAAATVVAAAFGQAGQRCTATSRVLVERAVHDRFAALLRERVAALRVGPGSAPDTVVGPLTSPGHRDGVLAAIDRAVAQGARIDVGGTVPAGGEFAHGCYVVPTLLTEVTAEMAVWREEVFGPVLVLRPVDDLDQAIAAVNDSDFGLAAAVFTTGLAAAHRFLDEVETGQVAVNTTTPGWDVHMPFGGFRDSGSPFKEQGEEALRFYTRVKTFAIHF; translated from the coding sequence ATGCCCGTGCAGTCCGTGGAGTCGAACCGGACCCTGATCGGTGGGCAGTGGGTCGGGTCGGAGGACCGGCTCGACGTGTTCGATCCGGCCGATGTGCGGACACCGATCGCGCGTATTCCGGCGCTCACCGTCGATGATGTGCGTGCCGCCTACGAGGCCGCCGAGCGGGGTTTCGCGGGGTGGAAGGCGACCTCGCCGTTCGAGCGGGCGAAGGTGCTGATCCGGGCGGCCACGCTGCTGCGGGAGCGGGCCGGTGGGATCGCCGCCGATATCACCGCCGAGAACGGTAAGACCCGGGCGGAGGCCACCGGCGAGGTGGGTAAGGCCGCCGATTTCCTGGATTATTTCGCGGGTATCGCGCGCGCCGGGTACGGCACGCTGCTGCACGACGCGCGGCCGGGCACCCGGGCGGGTTTCCAGCGGGAGCCGATCGGGGTGGTGCTGGCGATCACGCCGTGGAACGATCCGCTGATCACCCCGGCGCGGAAGCTCGCGCCCGCGCTGGCCGCCGGCAATGCCGCAGTGTTCAAGCCGGCCACCGAAACCCCTTTGTCCGGACTGCATTTCGCGCGGGCACTGCACGACGCGGGACTGCCCGCCGGGGTGCTCAACGTGATCACCGGGCGCACTGCGCAATTGGCGGACGCGCTGCTGGACGATCCGCGGATCGCGGCGGTCACCTTCACCGGCAGCAATGCGGTGGGGGAGGCGTTGCGAGCCCGGGTGGCCGCGCGCAATGTGCGATTCCAGGGCGAACTCGGCGGCAAGAACGCGTCGGTGGTGCTCGCCGACGCCGATCTGGAGTACGCCGCGGCCACCGTGGTGGCGGCGGCCTTCGGCCAGGCCGGGCAGCGCTGCACCGCGACCAGCCGGGTGCTGGTGGAGCGCGCGGTGCACGACCGGTTCGCGGCACTGCTGCGCGAGCGGGTGGCGGCGCTGCGGGTCGGCCCCGGCTCCGCGCCGGACACCGTGGTCGGACCACTGACCAGCCCGGGACATCGCGACGGCGTGCTGGCCGCGATCGACAGGGCGGTCGCGCAGGGAGCCCGGATCGACGTCGGCGGGACCGTCCCGGCGGGTGGCGAGTTCGCGCACGGCTGCTACGTGGTCCCGACGCTGCTGACCGAGGTCACCGCGGAGATGGCCGTGTGGCGCGAGGAGGTGTTCGGCCCGGTGCTGGTGTTGCGGCCCGTCGACGATCTGGATCAGGCCATTGCCGCGGTCAACGATTCGGATTTCGGTTTGGCCGCAGCGGTTTTCACCACCGGTCTGGCGGCCGCCCACCGGTTCCTCGACGAGGTGGAGACCGGGCAGGTGGCGGTCAACACCACCACCCCCGGCTGGGATGTGCACATGCCGTTCGGCGGGTTCCGCGATTCCGGATCCCCGTTCAAGGAGCAGGGCGAGGAGGCATTGCGCTTCTACACACGAGTGAAGACCTTCGCGATTCATTTCTGA
- a CDS encoding heme-binding protein, whose protein sequence is MTKLTTAEVDLIVAETVKRGAALGKALSIAVVDAGGYILQVKRTDGARVLTPGIAISKAHSAAVMERPTRQLHGWAESNPGFFDKLSQLSLYPIVATEGGVTIKRDGEVLGGLGISGGTPDEDEATCNEVLETLGYELAFRAWGQSAEQLAQSGEAK, encoded by the coding sequence ATGACGAAACTCACCACCGCCGAGGTCGACCTGATCGTCGCCGAGACCGTGAAACGCGGTGCGGCGCTGGGCAAAGCGCTCAGCATCGCCGTGGTCGACGCCGGCGGCTACATCCTCCAGGTCAAACGCACCGACGGGGCCCGGGTGCTGACCCCCGGCATCGCCATCTCGAAGGCGCACAGCGCCGCGGTGATGGAACGCCCCACCCGTCAGCTGCACGGCTGGGCCGAATCGAATCCCGGCTTCTTCGACAAGCTTTCGCAGCTGAGCCTGTATCCGATCGTCGCCACCGAGGGCGGCGTCACGATCAAGCGCGACGGCGAGGTACTCGGCGGTCTCGGTATCTCCGGCGGCACCCCCGACGAGGACGAGGCCACCTGCAACGAGGTCCTCGAAACGCTCGGCTACGAACTGGCGTTCCGCGCCTGGGGTCAATCGGCGGAGCAGCTCGCGCAGTCGGGGGAGGCGAAATAA
- the lhgO gene encoding L-2-hydroxyglutarate oxidase, with product MAEETIGIIGAGIVGLAIGREMARRRPGARIVVVEKEDRVAVHQTGHNSGVVHAGIYYTPGSLKATLCRRGRDLLRDYCAARELPYDEVGKLVVAIGADDVARMDALADRAGANAVPGLRRVGAAEIREIEPHATGSAALYSPHTAITDYTRIAEEFAADIRQAGGEVRFGFEVTGIRGVTGGLEIASATGVVRADSVIVCAGLHSDTVAGLAGDTPGPRIVPFRGEYMLLKPEKEAMIRGLIYPVPDPRYPFLGVHFTRRVSGAVEVGPNAVLAYAREGYRRSTVSVRDLAGIAAWPGFWRMARQHWLTGIREMYGSFSMRAYMTSARKYVPEIGVRDVVRGCAGVRAQALDADGSLVDDFRIHRLGPITAVRNAPSPAATSCMAIAEYVADVIDGKKLPA from the coding sequence ATGGCTGAGGAAACCATCGGCATCATCGGCGCGGGCATCGTGGGCCTGGCGATCGGCCGGGAAATGGCCCGGCGGCGGCCCGGTGCGCGGATCGTGGTCGTGGAGAAGGAGGATCGGGTCGCGGTCCACCAGACCGGCCACAATTCCGGGGTCGTGCACGCCGGAATCTATTACACGCCGGGCAGTTTGAAGGCCACCCTGTGCCGTCGCGGCCGGGATCTGTTGCGCGACTACTGTGCCGCGCGGGAGCTGCCCTACGACGAGGTCGGCAAGCTGGTGGTCGCGATCGGCGCGGACGACGTGGCCCGCATGGACGCTCTGGCCGATCGCGCCGGCGCCAACGCGGTACCCGGCCTGCGCCGCGTCGGCGCCGCCGAGATCCGCGAGATCGAGCCGCACGCAACGGGTTCGGCGGCGCTGTACTCGCCGCATACCGCGATCACCGACTACACCAGGATCGCCGAGGAGTTCGCCGCGGACATCCGGCAGGCCGGCGGCGAGGTGCGATTCGGGTTCGAGGTCACCGGGATCCGCGGTGTCACCGGCGGTCTGGAGATCGCGTCGGCCACCGGCGTGGTCCGCGCCGACAGCGTGATCGTGTGCGCGGGCCTGCACAGCGACACCGTCGCGGGCCTGGCCGGGGATACCCCGGGACCCCGCATCGTTCCGTTCCGCGGCGAGTACATGCTGCTGAAACCGGAGAAGGAGGCCATGATTCGCGGCCTCATCTATCCGGTGCCGGATCCGCGCTACCCGTTCCTCGGCGTCCATTTCACCCGCCGGGTCTCGGGTGCGGTGGAGGTGGGCCCGAACGCGGTGCTCGCCTACGCCCGCGAGGGTTATCGGCGGTCGACGGTGTCGGTGCGGGATCTGGCCGGTATCGCGGCCTGGCCCGGTTTCTGGCGAATGGCCCGGCAGCACTGGCTGACCGGTATCAGGGAAATGTACGGCTCGTTCTCGATGCGCGCCTATATGACGAGCGCGCGGAAATACGTGCCGGAGATCGGCGTTCGCGACGTCGTGCGCGGCTGCGCGGGCGTGCGCGCCCAGGCCCTCGACGCGGACGGATCGCTGGTGGACGATTTCCGTATCCACCGGCTCGGCCCGATCACCGCCGTGCGTAATGCGCCGTCACCCGCGGCCACCTCGTGCATGGCGATCGCGGAATATGTGGCCGACGTCATCGACGGCAAGAAATTACCCGCATAA
- a CDS encoding NAD-dependent succinate-semialdehyde dehydrogenase — protein sequence MTDQYPQLQLYIAGAWVDGGTGQTAAVVNPATEEILGHVPLATTGDLDRALAAAATGFPRWRDTPIVRRTAVLRDAAELLTRRADRVARVMTLEQGKPFGEARGEVLRVADALRWDAEDARRHYGRIIPSEPGTVLSVRHEPIGPVAAFTPWNFPAGSPMRKIAAALSAGCSIVLKASEETAGTAVELVRCFAEAGVPEGVLNLVFGEPAEVSAHLIASPVVRMVAFTGSVPVGKLLAVQAGREMKPTLMELGGHAPVIVAADADPVAAAQRAAFAKFVNAGQVCTSPSRFLVHHSLFDAFTDAFVAAAEAVVIGDGLQEGVTMGPLANERRLKAMDEFVGDAIARGATVRTGGHRIDRPGYFYAPTVLTGVPPAAKIMVDEPFGPLAPIVPFTDLDEALAIANSLPYGLAAYGFTNSAATAERLVTGFEAGILSINHCGGSVHEAPSGGVKESGHGKEGGPEGLEAYLITKRVSHKLAL from the coding sequence ATGACCGATCAGTATCCGCAGTTGCAGTTGTACATCGCCGGCGCGTGGGTCGACGGCGGGACCGGGCAGACCGCGGCGGTGGTGAATCCGGCGACCGAGGAGATCCTCGGCCACGTACCGCTGGCCACCACCGGCGACCTGGATCGCGCATTGGCCGCCGCCGCAACGGGATTCCCACGGTGGCGCGACACCCCCATCGTCCGCCGCACCGCCGTCCTGCGCGATGCCGCCGAACTGCTGACCCGCCGTGCCGACCGGGTCGCCCGGGTGATGACGCTGGAGCAGGGCAAGCCGTTCGGCGAGGCGCGCGGCGAGGTGCTGCGGGTCGCGGACGCGCTGCGCTGGGACGCCGAGGACGCCCGCCGCCACTACGGCCGGATCATCCCGTCCGAACCGGGCACCGTGCTGTCGGTGCGGCACGAGCCGATCGGCCCGGTCGCCGCGTTCACGCCGTGGAACTTCCCGGCCGGTTCGCCGATGCGCAAGATCGCGGCCGCGCTGTCGGCGGGCTGCTCGATCGTGCTCAAGGCCTCGGAGGAAACCGCCGGTACCGCGGTCGAATTGGTGCGCTGCTTCGCCGAGGCCGGTGTCCCCGAAGGGGTGCTGAACCTGGTGTTCGGCGAACCCGCGGAGGTGTCGGCCCATCTGATCGCCTCGCCGGTCGTCCGGATGGTCGCCTTCACCGGGTCGGTGCCGGTCGGCAAGCTGCTGGCCGTGCAGGCCGGTCGCGAGATGAAGCCGACGCTGATGGAACTCGGCGGGCACGCGCCGGTGATCGTGGCCGCCGACGCCGATCCGGTCGCCGCCGCGCAGCGGGCCGCGTTCGCGAAATTCGTCAACGCCGGCCAGGTGTGTACCTCGCCGAGCCGATTCCTGGTGCACCACAGCCTGTTCGACGCCTTCACCGACGCGTTCGTGGCGGCCGCCGAGGCGGTGGTGATCGGCGACGGCCTTCAGGAAGGCGTCACCATGGGCCCGCTGGCCAACGAGCGGCGGCTGAAGGCGATGGACGAATTCGTCGGTGACGCGATCGCTCGCGGCGCCACCGTCCGCACCGGCGGCCACCGCATCGACCGGCCCGGCTATTTCTACGCCCCCACCGTGCTCACCGGCGTCCCGCCGGCCGCGAAGATCATGGTGGACGAGCCCTTCGGCCCGCTGGCGCCGATCGTGCCGTTCACCGACCTGGACGAGGCGCTGGCGATCGCCAACTCACTGCCCTACGGCCTGGCCGCCTACGGTTTCACGAATTCCGCGGCCACCGCGGAGCGGCTGGTCACCGGCTTCGAGGCCGGCATCCTCTCGATCAACCACTGCGGCGGTTCGGTGCACGAGGCGCCGTCGGGCGGGGTGAAGGAGAGCGGCCACGGCAAGGAGGGCGGCCCCGAGGGGCTGGAGGCATACCTCATCACCAAGCGCGTATCGCACAAGCTGGCGCTCTGA
- a CDS encoding putative quinol monooxygenase, with amino-acid sequence MIGSRRDEIGEDRTFDEGVSVPYAVIARYRVAPEDTAVVRAALEKMRTHTVQEPANLLYILHTDPTDPAIFTIYEQYADETGFETHKNTPHFAEHILGTIFPRLADRVVNFGRVLD; translated from the coding sequence GTGATCGGCTCCCGCCGTGATGAAATCGGCGAGGATCGCACGTTCGACGAAGGAGTATCCGTGCCCTATGCCGTGATCGCCCGCTACCGAGTGGCGCCCGAGGATACCGCAGTGGTCCGTGCCGCGCTGGAGAAAATGCGCACACATACCGTGCAGGAACCGGCGAACCTACTCTACATACTGCACACCGACCCCACCGACCCGGCGATATTCACCATCTACGAACAATATGCCGACGAAACAGGTTTCGAGACCCACAAGAACACCCCGCACTTCGCCGAACACATTCTCGGCACGATATTCCCCCGCCTCGCCGACCGCGTGGTGAACTTCGGGCGTGTGCTGGACTGA